In Arthrobacter sp. MN05-02, one genomic interval encodes:
- a CDS encoding Lsr2 family protein yields the protein MAQRVQVELVDDLNGEEAQETVRFGIDGTDYEIDLTAENAEKLRSTLSEYVDKGRKSTTGRRSHGGQGGQKASSPSPSKSKREETQKIRQWAQDNGHNPSSRGRITQTIIDAYNQAH from the coding sequence ATGGCGCAGCGCGTTCAAGTTGAATTGGTCGACGACCTCAATGGTGAGGAAGCACAGGAGACCGTGCGGTTCGGTATCGACGGCACCGACTACGAGATCGATCTGACGGCGGAAAACGCTGAAAAGCTTCGCTCGACCCTGTCCGAATACGTGGACAAGGGCCGCAAATCCACGACAGGTCGGCGCAGCCACGGCGGACAGGGCGGGCAAAAGGCTTCCTCGCCATCGCCGAGTAAGTCCAAGCGGGAAGAAACCCAGAAAATCCGCCAGTGGGCGCAGGACAACGGACACAACCCCAGCTCCCGCGGACGCATCACCCAAACCATCATCGACGCCTACAACCAAGCCCACTAA
- a CDS encoding hypothetical protein (possible pseudo due to frameshift), translating into MKQCTSEHVPFTDYKAAIRDAFSVDETFQDELKPSWNVAPMQGIPFVSEQLREGELVRRLEMARWGLVPVWSKDPKVGARMINARSETVTEKPSFRTAAAKRRALIPANGYYEWQKKRGRDEDPALPPRRG; encoded by the coding sequence TTGAAACAATGCACCAGCGAACACGTACCTTTCACCGACTACAAGGCCGCTATCCGCGACGCCTTTAGCGTGGACGAGACATTTCAGGACGAGTTGAAGCCGTCGTGGAATGTGGCCCCGATGCAGGGAATCCCGTTCGTGTCCGAGCAGCTGCGTGAGGGGGAGCTGGTGCGTCGCCTCGAGATGGCCCGCTGGGGGCTTGTTCCTGTCTGGTCCAAGGATCCGAAGGTCGGGGCGAGGATGATCAACGCCCGCAGCGAGACGGTGACGGAGAAGCCGTCGTTCCGGACCGCGGCCGCCAAGCGCAGAGCCCTGATACCCGCGAACGGCTACTATGAGTGGCAGAAAAAACGAGGACGGGATGAAGACCCCGCACTACCTCCACGGCGAGGATGA
- a CDS encoding hypothetical protein (possible pseudo due to frameshift) translates to MKTPHYLHGEDEDQLLGFAGLYEFWPDPTKAEDADDKWLVTATILTRAAHDALGHIHDRTPVIIPSDLQDQWLDPTMTERDQVQHFIDTILEPNLVPRVVGKDVGSVRNDGPQLIEAVSE, encoded by the coding sequence ATGAAGACCCCGCACTACCTCCACGGCGAGGATGAGGACCAGCTGTTGGGCTTCGCCGGCCTGTACGAGTTCTGGCCCGACCCCACCAAAGCCGAGGACGCCGACGACAAGTGGCTGGTGACCGCTACAATCCTCACCCGGGCGGCGCATGACGCTCTCGGACACATTCACGACCGGACGCCGGTCATCATCCCTAGCGACCTGCAGGATCAGTGGCTTGACCCGACCATGACGGAGCGGGACCAGGTGCAGCACTTCATCGACACCATCCTCGAACCGAACCTCGTGCCGCGGGTCGTCGGTAAGGATGTCGGATCAGTCCGTAACGATGGACCCCAGCTGATTGAGGCCGTCAGTGAGTGA
- a CDS encoding resolvase: MGKLIGYARVSTRAQDSDRQVTDLLAAGVRRDDLYVDHGVSGAHARRPQFDKALTALEQGDTLIVTTLDRLGRSTSNMLALADELRAQKVNLRVLNLGGGNVDTGTPMGSMVFTVMAALAQMELEIKRERVNDSNTKRRDAGMDLGGRRPIFSDSQIANARRLIEQGQPASHVARDLGMSRATLYRRIGHLDAKLWVTSRATEQP; the protein is encoded by the coding sequence ATGGGCAAGTTGATTGGGTATGCGCGGGTGTCGACTCGCGCCCAGGACTCCGATCGGCAGGTCACGGACCTGCTTGCTGCCGGTGTCCGTCGTGATGACCTCTATGTCGATCACGGGGTCAGTGGTGCTCACGCTCGTCGCCCACAGTTCGACAAGGCACTCACTGCCCTCGAGCAGGGTGACACGCTAATCGTCACGACGCTCGACCGGCTGGGGCGGTCGACGTCGAATATGCTCGCCCTTGCCGATGAGCTAAGGGCTCAGAAGGTGAACCTTCGGGTCCTGAACCTCGGCGGGGGGAACGTCGACACCGGCACCCCGATGGGATCCATGGTCTTCACCGTCATGGCAGCCCTCGCCCAGATGGAACTCGAGATCAAACGCGAACGCGTCAACGACTCCAACACCAAACGCCGAGACGCCGGCATGGACCTCGGCGGCCGACGCCCAATCTTCAGCGATAGTCAGATCGCCAACGCCCGCAGACTCATCGAACAAGGACAACCCGCATCCCACGTCGCCCGCGACCTCGGCATGTCACGAGCGACCCTGTACCGACGCATCGGCCACCTCGATGCCAAACTATGGGTCACCAGCCGAGCAACAGAACAGCCCTAG